A single window of Sneathiella limimaris DNA harbors:
- the hfq gene encoding RNA chaperone Hfq, which translates to MATEKSLNVQDVFLNKVRKDNVPVTIFLVNGVKLQGSISAFDNFCVTLRRDKQDQLVYKHAISTVMPATPIQLYDPSAQ; encoded by the coding sequence ATGGCCACAGAGAAATCACTAAACGTTCAGGACGTTTTTTTAAACAAAGTCCGTAAAGATAACGTTCCCGTGACCATATTCCTGGTGAATGGGGTAAAACTTCAAGGCTCAATCAGTGCATTTGATAATTTCTGTGTAACCTTGCGTCGGGATAAGCAAGATCAGTTAGTCTATAAGCATGCGATCTCAACCGTAATGCCTGCAACTCCGATTCAATTATACGATCCAAGTGCACAATAA
- the trkA gene encoding Trk system potassium transporter TrkA translates to MKVIVCGAGQVGSNIARQLSREGNDITLIDQDPELVRKIGDDLDVRGMVGHASHPDVLEAAGAREADMIIAVTYSDEVNMIACQVAHSLFDVPKKVARIRSQEYLLPMWSDLYSRDHLPIDVVISPEVEVAHAINRRLKVPGAIDMVSFADGKVQVIGVRLDESCPIVNTPLRQLTELFPDLNIVVVGIYRNEKMLVPTSNDQMFPGDEVYFSADIDHVSRAMPLFGHEEQEARSVVIVGGGNIGLHLAQLIEEEMPNITLKLIEQNRERAENIQEHLHKAIVLAGDALDPDLLTEAKVNRAETLVALTNDDEINILSSLLSKSQGCESAITLINNPVFSQLMTNHGIDVVVDPRATTVSEILRHIRRGRIRGLHSFQDGAAEVVEGEALETSKLVGQELRNVRLPKGTIVGAILRDGEVIIPRGSTVIKPNDRVVIFALYNAVRKVEEMFSVSLEFF, encoded by the coding sequence ATGAAAGTGATTGTCTGCGGTGCCGGGCAGGTTGGCTCAAATATAGCCCGACAGCTTTCCCGCGAGGGAAATGATATCACCCTGATTGACCAGGACCCTGAACTCGTTCGTAAAATCGGCGATGATCTTGACGTTCGTGGAATGGTTGGACATGCCTCGCACCCGGATGTGCTTGAGGCTGCAGGGGCCAGAGAAGCCGACATGATCATTGCTGTTACCTACAGCGACGAAGTCAACATGATTGCTTGTCAGGTTGCACATTCATTATTTGACGTACCGAAGAAGGTCGCTCGGATACGTTCTCAAGAATATCTCCTACCAATGTGGTCTGACCTTTATTCCAGAGACCATCTGCCAATCGACGTGGTGATATCACCGGAAGTCGAAGTCGCCCATGCCATCAACCGTCGTCTGAAAGTACCAGGTGCCATTGACATGGTGTCGTTTGCTGACGGTAAAGTACAAGTTATTGGCGTGCGACTGGACGAAAGTTGTCCAATCGTAAACACGCCGTTGCGCCAACTCACTGAACTGTTTCCAGACCTGAACATTGTTGTCGTTGGAATTTACAGGAACGAGAAAATGCTTGTTCCAACCAGTAATGATCAAATGTTTCCGGGGGATGAAGTCTATTTTAGCGCCGACATTGATCATGTTAGCCGGGCCATGCCGCTGTTTGGTCATGAAGAGCAGGAAGCCAGAAGCGTTGTGATCGTTGGTGGTGGCAATATCGGATTACACTTAGCGCAGCTTATCGAAGAGGAAATGCCCAATATCACCCTGAAGCTGATTGAGCAGAACAGAGAACGGGCAGAAAATATTCAAGAACACTTGCACAAGGCGATTGTACTTGCGGGTGATGCTCTTGATCCTGACTTGCTGACTGAGGCTAAAGTGAACAGGGCAGAAACCTTAGTTGCCCTCACTAATGATGATGAGATTAATATCCTCTCATCATTGCTGTCTAAATCCCAAGGCTGCGAAAGCGCTATCACCTTGATCAACAACCCTGTCTTTTCCCAACTAATGACTAATCATGGGATTGACGTTGTTGTAGACCCAAGAGCAACAACAGTTTCTGAAATTCTTCGCCATATTCGCCGCGGCCGAATTCGTGGTCTTCATTCCTTCCAGGATGGTGCCGCTGAAGTCGTTGAAGGAGAAGCACTTGAAACCTCTAAGCTGGTTGGACAGGAACTCAGAAATGTTCGCCTTCCAAAGGGAACAATTGTCGGCGCGATCCTCAGGGACGGGGAGGTTATAATCCCCCGCGGCAGTACAGTCATCAAACCAAACGATCGAGTTGTAATTTTTGCCCTTTATAACGCTGTTCGGAAGGTTGAGGAAATGTTCTCCGTTAGCCTTGAGTTCTTCTAA
- a CDS encoding D-amino-acid transaminase — MSRIAYVNGQYVPHLDAAVHIEDRGYQFADGVYEVIPVVNNKLIGEEGHLDRLWRSMEELKMAEPMKRKPLEMVMREVLRQNGVENGLIYLQVTRGVAPRDHPFPRDAVSSLVMTAKKTSPEKAEAKAAKGVSIITVPDIRWARRDIKSVSLLPNVLAKQEAVEKGAYEAFQVDEEGFITEGSSTNAWIITQDGTLVTRPTGNDILAGITRADLLKLLEQKNYKVELRPFTVEELQNAREVFLTSSSSYVLPIVEVDGKPVGNGHPGSISNDLRGIFKDFMNN; from the coding sequence ATGTCTCGAATTGCATATGTAAATGGTCAATATGTTCCTCACCTGGATGCAGCAGTGCATATTGAAGATAGAGGCTATCAGTTTGCGGACGGGGTGTATGAAGTCATTCCTGTGGTAAACAATAAATTAATCGGGGAAGAGGGCCACCTGGATCGTCTTTGGCGGAGCATGGAAGAGCTAAAAATGGCTGAACCGATGAAACGCAAACCCCTTGAAATGGTGATGCGAGAGGTTCTTCGCCAAAATGGGGTTGAGAATGGTCTTATCTACCTTCAAGTCACACGTGGAGTTGCACCGCGCGATCATCCGTTTCCCAGAGATGCGGTTTCTTCACTTGTCATGACGGCCAAGAAAACTTCGCCTGAAAAAGCAGAGGCTAAAGCGGCAAAGGGGGTTTCCATTATCACTGTCCCTGATATCCGCTGGGCGCGCCGTGATATTAAATCCGTATCATTATTGCCAAACGTCCTGGCCAAACAGGAAGCTGTGGAGAAGGGTGCTTACGAAGCATTCCAGGTGGATGAAGAGGGTTTTATCACGGAAGGAAGTTCCACGAATGCCTGGATTATTACCCAGGATGGTACGCTCGTGACCCGTCCAACAGGTAATGACATTCTTGCTGGTATCACTCGTGCAGATCTACTGAAGTTGCTTGAGCAGAAAAATTACAAGGTGGAACTGCGGCCTTTTACAGTTGAAGAACTTCAAAATGCGAGAGAAGTCTTTCTTACAAGCTCTTCTTCCTATGTTTTACCCATCGTTGAAGTTGATGGAAAACCAGTCGGCAATGGCCATCCCGGCAGTATCTCCAACGACTTGAGAGGCATTTTCAAAGACTTTATGAACAATTGA
- a CDS encoding regulatory protein RecX: MFDPDDEKPAKRKRKPPRAVTSALIREQALSYLDRFGTTTHKLKRHLLTKNRRAISYHDQDPEMVETLIEEEVNKLEQAGVLDDQLYADSKARSMARQGKSIRQINGKLFSLGLSDDQKNHAVQELEEKEGYSDRIGAAKYIRKKRFGPYRRHKNKEDQRNKELMSLMRNGFNYQLAEELIDLETTEEIEDIIYGEDK; the protein is encoded by the coding sequence ATGTTTGATCCAGATGACGAAAAGCCAGCCAAACGAAAGAGGAAACCACCCCGGGCAGTCACTTCAGCTCTGATCCGGGAACAAGCTTTGTCCTATTTGGATCGCTTTGGCACAACGACGCATAAGTTAAAACGACATCTTCTAACTAAAAATCGGCGCGCAATTTCCTATCATGATCAAGATCCAGAGATGGTTGAAACGCTCATTGAAGAGGAAGTTAATAAGTTGGAGCAGGCAGGTGTGTTGGATGATCAGCTCTATGCTGACAGCAAGGCCAGATCAATGGCGCGACAAGGAAAATCTATTCGCCAGATAAATGGCAAACTCTTTTCATTGGGCCTTAGCGACGACCAGAAAAATCATGCCGTTCAGGAACTCGAGGAAAAAGAAGGATATTCTGATCGAATAGGGGCTGCGAAATATATCCGAAAAAAACGATTTGGGCCTTATCGACGTCATAAAAACAAAGAAGATCAACGAAACAAAGAGTTGATGTCCCTGATGAGAAACGGTTTCAATTACCAGCTTGCAGAAGAGTTAATTGACCTAGAAACAACTGAAGAGATCGAAGATATTATTTATGGAGAAGATAAATAA
- a CDS encoding sigma-54-dependent transcriptional regulator, which translates to MSADILIVDDEADIRDLISGIMEDEGYETREAANSTECFAAISNRRPSLVILDIWLRGSELDGIEILQEIKKKHADLPVVMISGHGNIETAVNAIKVGAYDFIEKPFKADRLIQVVERALEADRLKREIAELRLKTDGATPELVCRSNVMMNLAQAIKRVAPTNSRVMITGPSGCGKEVVARMIHANSLRANGPFVVLNAATLAPELLEIQLFGVEEGHLNSTKGARRGLLEQAHGGTIFLDEVADMPLETQGKILRVLVDQSFQRVGGSEKVKIDARVVSSSSQNLTEAMSQGKFREDLYHRLAVVPLSIPPLRERAEDIAPLARHFIERFSKSAGMPLRKIGEDAIATLQASNWPGNVRQLKNVIEQIMILETGDRTAPITSEMIPTDAGATSSVMSRSTDNTEIMTLSLREARERFEKEYLEAQVNRFGGNISRTATFVGMERSALHRKLKSLGIHNNDKVKEAE; encoded by the coding sequence ATGTCTGCGGACATCCTAATTGTTGATGATGAAGCTGATATTCGCGATTTAATTTCCGGTATCATGGAAGACGAAGGGTATGAAACCCGGGAAGCGGCTAATAGCACGGAATGTTTCGCTGCAATCAGTAACCGTCGCCCCAGCCTGGTAATTTTGGATATTTGGCTGAGGGGAAGTGAGCTTGACGGTATTGAAATCCTTCAGGAGATTAAGAAGAAACATGCTGATCTTCCAGTCGTTATGATTTCTGGCCATGGCAACATTGAAACAGCTGTCAATGCAATCAAGGTTGGGGCTTATGATTTCATTGAAAAACCGTTCAAAGCCGATCGACTCATTCAGGTTGTCGAACGGGCCCTTGAAGCAGACAGGCTCAAAAGAGAAATCGCTGAACTTCGCCTGAAAACGGACGGTGCCACCCCAGAGCTTGTCTGTCGCTCAAACGTTATGATGAATTTGGCGCAAGCGATTAAAAGAGTCGCGCCAACCAATAGCCGGGTCATGATCACAGGCCCTTCAGGATGCGGGAAAGAAGTTGTCGCAAGAATGATCCACGCGAATTCACTTAGGGCAAACGGACCCTTTGTTGTCCTCAATGCAGCTACCCTTGCCCCGGAGTTATTAGAAATTCAGCTCTTTGGCGTAGAGGAAGGACATCTGAATTCCACCAAAGGTGCCCGCCGCGGCCTGTTGGAGCAAGCGCATGGTGGAACGATCTTCCTGGATGAAGTTGCAGACATGCCACTTGAAACACAAGGAAAGATCCTGCGAGTTTTAGTTGACCAGTCCTTTCAACGTGTTGGCGGTAGCGAAAAAGTCAAAATCGATGCACGAGTTGTCTCTTCATCCAGCCAGAACTTGACTGAAGCCATGAGCCAAGGGAAGTTTCGGGAGGATTTGTATCACCGTCTTGCAGTTGTTCCCTTGAGCATTCCTCCACTTAGGGAAAGGGCAGAAGATATAGCGCCACTGGCCCGCCATTTTATTGAACGCTTTTCAAAAAGTGCTGGAATGCCGTTGAGAAAAATTGGGGAAGACGCCATTGCAACCTTGCAAGCCTCAAACTGGCCTGGAAATGTTCGGCAGCTCAAGAATGTGATTGAACAGATCATGATCTTAGAGACCGGGGACAGAACCGCCCCGATCACATCTGAGATGATCCCGACGGATGCCGGTGCGACAAGTTCAGTCATGTCCCGCAGCACAGATAACACAGAGATTATGACCCTCTCCCTTCGAGAAGCTCGCGAAAGATTTGAAAAAGAGTATCTGGAAGCCCAAGTGAACCGGTTTGGCGGAAATATCTCCCGAACAGCCACATTTGTAGGAATGGAGCGTTCTGCACTGCATCGGAAATTGAAATCCCTTGGCATTCATAACAATGACAAGGTCAAGGAAGCCGAGTAA
- the hflX gene encoding GTPase HflX, whose translation MEIVNGPEAPQSGDRALVLHPYLKKGGGKARLPESCLEEAVALTAAISLDVIHSETVSLSAPKPGTLFGIGKLDELRDFIEASHIDVVVVDGALTPVQQRNIERHIKCKVIDRTGLILEIFGDRAQTREGVLQVELAHLSYQRTRLVRSWTHLERQRGGAGFLGGPGESQLEIDRRLIDERIVKLKRQLETVVRTRELHRSKRKRVPYPIVALVGYTNAGKSTLFNRLTSSDVFAKDLLFATLDPTMRKLDLPGGQTVILSDTVGFISDLPTELVAAFRATLEEVLEADLVVHVRDITHPDTEAQKQDVFQVLEHLGINIDDKTRYLEILNKVDLLEDEHRLVIENDAKRHDEVLTMSAITGEGVDSFLEKVEALITHNQRILKVAVPHNDGASLSWIYRHGTVVGRSEDDDEVLLEVKFTPENLGRLEKMPVSIR comes from the coding sequence ATGGAAATTGTAAATGGACCTGAGGCTCCCCAATCTGGGGACCGGGCGCTTGTTCTTCATCCGTATCTAAAAAAAGGTGGTGGCAAGGCACGTCTTCCAGAATCTTGTCTGGAAGAAGCCGTTGCTTTGACCGCAGCTATTTCGCTGGATGTAATTCACAGCGAAACAGTTTCGCTGTCTGCTCCAAAACCTGGAACATTATTTGGAATTGGCAAGCTGGACGAACTCCGGGATTTCATTGAAGCCTCTCATATTGATGTGGTCGTTGTAGATGGTGCTTTAACGCCGGTTCAGCAGCGGAACATTGAACGACATATAAAATGCAAAGTCATCGACCGAACAGGTTTGATCCTTGAGATTTTTGGTGATCGTGCCCAGACGAGGGAGGGTGTTCTTCAAGTTGAACTCGCGCACCTCTCCTATCAGCGAACCCGTTTGGTGAGATCCTGGACCCATTTGGAACGTCAGAGGGGTGGTGCAGGCTTCCTTGGTGGGCCTGGTGAATCCCAGCTTGAGATTGACCGCCGGCTGATTGATGAGCGGATTGTAAAACTGAAACGCCAGTTGGAAACAGTCGTTCGCACCCGCGAACTGCATCGCTCTAAACGCAAACGTGTTCCTTATCCAATTGTGGCCCTCGTTGGATATACGAACGCCGGAAAATCAACATTGTTCAATCGGCTCACCAGTTCAGACGTTTTTGCCAAAGACCTACTCTTTGCCACTTTGGATCCAACCATGCGAAAACTGGATCTTCCCGGCGGACAAACAGTTATTCTTTCTGACACGGTGGGCTTTATTTCTGATCTGCCAACCGAACTTGTGGCTGCCTTCAGAGCGACATTAGAGGAAGTTCTAGAAGCCGACCTTGTAGTGCATGTTCGGGACATTACTCATCCCGATACAGAAGCCCAAAAACAGGATGTATTCCAGGTGCTAGAGCATTTGGGCATCAATATCGACGATAAAACCCGTTATCTTGAAATACTCAATAAAGTCGACTTATTGGAAGATGAGCATCGCCTGGTAATCGAAAACGACGCCAAGCGTCATGACGAAGTTCTGACTATGTCTGCAATTACAGGTGAGGGGGTAGATAGCTTCCTTGAGAAGGTTGAAGCGCTCATCACGCACAACCAAAGGATCCTTAAAGTCGCAGTCCCTCATAACGACGGAGCCAGCCTAAGCTGGATCTATCGACACGGAACTGTTGTTGGACGGAGTGAGGATGACGACGAGGTGTTGCTAGAAGTAAAATTCACACCTGAGAATTTGGGACGCCTTGAAAAAATGCCTGTCTCTATTCGTTGA
- a CDS encoding TrkH family potassium uptake protein: MVINPVMTILGWSLSLLAALMAIPCLFALERSTTGVATAFFVSAIITLFFGGALIFASRGERTVLNRRNTFLVTTLVWVVIPMFAALPFYLSGTLNSPVDAYFEALSGFSTNGASVFVLIEELPKSIILWRALLQWFGGFAFIIFLSILVSAISIPGSSPLSKALARSTRRRMSRRVRDAILSTLSVYAILTGLCIVFLWFTGLSAFNALCYAFSTISTGGFTVSSHGAEIFENRMTELVLMVFMFIGSINFALHWAFFNGNRRAYFDNPEYRYFIYVFLILLVTMMIMLYLETDFTFIQSLRYAVFNVISFLSTTGYQMDPVAGMGEIYWPIGALLLLMIAITIGGSTGSTAGGLKLMRVAILFKLFTQEVRSLSYPSAVSVLRYSKDKITNDNILSVWALVTFYAFTITIVTLCLSLADVEVESALAMATATLATAGAAVSPELVGQTDPAHGIYGYGGLPDAAKLLLCATMILGRLEFFAVLALFNPALWKR, from the coding sequence ATGGTCATCAATCCGGTCATGACCATCCTCGGCTGGTCACTCTCTTTGCTGGCAGCCTTGATGGCAATTCCCTGCCTATTTGCCTTAGAGCGATCCACGACTGGTGTCGCAACAGCCTTTTTTGTGTCTGCGATAATCACCCTCTTTTTCGGTGGAGCTCTCATTTTCGCAAGCCGGGGGGAGAGAACAGTCCTTAATCGGCGAAACACCTTTCTGGTAACCACTCTCGTATGGGTGGTTATTCCGATGTTTGCAGCTCTACCCTTTTACCTGAGCGGCACACTGAACTCACCAGTAGATGCTTATTTTGAGGCGCTATCAGGTTTTTCGACGAATGGTGCGAGTGTTTTTGTTCTAATTGAAGAGCTTCCCAAATCTATTATCCTCTGGCGAGCTCTTCTGCAGTGGTTTGGCGGTTTCGCTTTCATCATATTTCTGTCTATTCTTGTGTCTGCAATCAGCATTCCGGGGAGCAGTCCACTCAGTAAAGCACTTGCCCGAAGCACAAGACGTCGCATGTCCCGCCGGGTTAGGGATGCTATCCTCTCAACTTTGAGTGTTTATGCAATATTGACTGGGCTTTGCATTGTCTTTTTATGGTTTACAGGCTTGTCCGCCTTTAATGCCCTTTGCTATGCGTTTTCAACGATTTCGACTGGTGGATTTACGGTTTCCTCGCACGGTGCGGAAATATTCGAAAACCGGATGACCGAGCTGGTGCTGATGGTGTTTATGTTCATCGGATCAATCAACTTTGCCCTGCACTGGGCGTTCTTTAATGGAAATCGCAGGGCATATTTCGATAACCCTGAATATCGTTACTTCATCTATGTATTCCTGATCCTTCTTGTAACCATGATGATCATGCTCTATCTGGAGACTGATTTTACCTTTATCCAATCACTCCGATACGCGGTATTCAATGTGATATCCTTCCTCTCAACGACAGGGTATCAAATGGACCCCGTTGCCGGTATGGGTGAAATCTATTGGCCCATTGGTGCGTTATTACTTTTGATGATTGCGATCACGATTGGCGGCTCTACAGGCTCCACTGCAGGAGGACTGAAACTAATGCGGGTAGCAATCCTGTTCAAATTATTTACTCAGGAAGTCCGAAGCCTCAGCTATCCAAGTGCGGTATCCGTGCTACGTTATTCCAAGGATAAAATTACCAACGATAATATTCTATCTGTCTGGGCATTGGTTACCTTTTATGCCTTTACAATCACGATTGTGACCTTGTGTCTGTCCCTTGCAGATGTTGAAGTTGAATCTGCTTTGGCAATGGCAACAGCAACACTTGCCACAGCTGGCGCCGCTGTCAGTCCAGAACTGGTTGGTCAAACAGATCCTGCGCACGGAATTTATGGTTATGGTGGTTTACCGGACGCGGCAAAATTATTACTATGCGCAACAATGATTTTGGGACGGCTTGAGTTTTTTGCCGTTCTTGCCTTGTTTAACCCGGCGTTATGGAAACGCTAG
- the mazG gene encoding nucleoside triphosphate pyrophosphohydrolase, which yields MSDTLPDQPIDKLLKIMEKLRDPDGGCPWDLEQTYETIAPHTIEEAYEVADAIAEKDMEELKSELGDLMFQTVFYAQMAKEEGHFEFKDVIEGINEKMIRRHPHVFGDKSIETAEAQTIAWEETKAIERAEKSKGKPVPQSALDGIAKTLPSLTRALKLQNRAARVGFDWPDIYPVFDKIQEELGEFREEVDLQSSKDRLEDEFGDILFAVVNLGRHMGLDPETALARTNRKFTTRFMQVEKTLQETGKSIENSSLEEMDEIWTQVKTQEKKAINE from the coding sequence ATGTCAGACACCCTTCCAGACCAGCCAATTGATAAACTTCTCAAGATTATGGAAAAGCTTCGTGATCCCGATGGGGGGTGCCCCTGGGATCTTGAGCAAACCTACGAGACGATTGCTCCTCATACGATTGAAGAAGCCTATGAGGTTGCAGATGCGATCGCTGAAAAAGATATGGAGGAATTAAAGTCAGAACTTGGGGACTTAATGTTTCAAACTGTTTTCTACGCCCAGATGGCGAAAGAAGAAGGACATTTTGAATTCAAGGACGTGATTGAGGGGATCAATGAAAAAATGATCCGCCGTCACCCACATGTGTTCGGTGATAAGTCTATTGAAACAGCAGAGGCTCAAACAATTGCTTGGGAAGAGACCAAAGCGATTGAGCGAGCCGAAAAATCCAAGGGAAAGCCTGTTCCGCAATCTGCACTTGACGGCATTGCTAAAACCCTCCCGTCCTTAACTCGAGCGTTAAAGCTTCAAAACCGGGCGGCACGTGTTGGGTTTGATTGGCCCGACATCTATCCGGTTTTTGATAAAATTCAGGAGGAGCTTGGTGAGTTTCGGGAAGAGGTAGACCTTCAGTCATCCAAAGACCGGTTAGAGGATGAGTTTGGTGACATACTTTTTGCTGTTGTTAACCTGGGACGCCATATGGGACTGGATCCAGAAACAGCATTGGCAAGGACGAACCGAAAGTTCACAACCCGGTTCATGCAGGTAGAGAAAACACTTCAAGAGACTGGAAAATCAATTGAAAACAGTTCACTAGAAGAAATGGATGAGATCTGGACTCAAGTTAAAACTCAAGAAAAGAAGGCCATCAACGAATAG
- a CDS encoding SDR family oxidoreductase — protein MEKINNINHLQRSTKVKTVVITGANRGIGLELTRIFLSTGKYAVIAGCRNPEAATELTKLGEEDSNLEIKALDVTDQKSAETFAQSLEGKPVDVLINNAGIYVDKGKGVLDADFEAWEQTYLVNVISPFRMIKVLLDNLEASDQAKILTISSQMGSMSLPYSASHAYCSSKAAVNKGMQGVALELKPKGIAVAVAHPGWVQTDMGGTAADITPAESASGLYKVVEKFSLADTGSFYKWNGEIHPW, from the coding sequence ATGGAGAAGATAAATAATATCAATCATTTACAAAGGAGTACTAAAGTGAAAACTGTTGTAATAACAGGTGCAAACAGAGGTATTGGATTAGAACTGACCCGGATATTCCTGAGCACGGGAAAATATGCAGTGATTGCCGGTTGCCGAAACCCTGAAGCAGCAACTGAGCTTACCAAGCTCGGCGAGGAAGATAGTAATCTCGAAATTAAAGCCCTAGACGTAACTGATCAAAAATCGGCGGAAACTTTTGCTCAAAGTTTAGAAGGAAAGCCTGTTGATGTCCTCATCAATAACGCCGGAATATATGTTGATAAGGGAAAAGGGGTCTTAGATGCTGATTTTGAGGCTTGGGAACAAACATATCTAGTAAATGTCATTTCTCCGTTTCGAATGATTAAGGTCCTATTGGATAATCTTGAAGCTTCTGATCAAGCAAAAATCCTAACGATATCAAGTCAAATGGGATCCATGTCTTTGCCTTATTCGGCTTCGCATGCTTACTGCTCCTCTAAAGCCGCAGTAAATAAAGGAATGCAGGGTGTAGCCTTAGAGCTGAAGCCAAAAGGGATTGCTGTAGCAGTCGCACATCCTGGGTGGGTGCAAACAGATATGGGCGGTACAGCTGCGGATATAACACCTGCCGAAAGTGCTTCAGGCCTTTATAAGGTAGTAGAGAAGTTCAGCCTCGCTGATACAGGGTCTTTCTATAAATGGAATGGTGAAATTCATCCCTGGTAA